From a single Pseudophryne corroboree isolate aPseCor3 chromosome 6, aPseCor3.hap2, whole genome shotgun sequence genomic region:
- the THAP5 gene encoding THAP domain-containing protein 5 — protein MAFNVPLAGQGDIVRENLHSFCVDHFSNNPQASDKSVAFTVIKQTMEQMDLPAEPVITIIVPDGISEKQPVLTSQVILHDQFTVEENPDVEKLFSNESEKADELLENEHSYCKPDFDRNQLLKTIAKLHSKIALLEVQENLMLIRLRSLEALIKKLKQENLLSDEKLQIIDSYDSCQNNFDFAMAQ, from the coding sequence ATGGCTTTTAACGTTCCATTAGCAGGGCAGGGTGACATTGTCCGAGAGAATCTGCATAGTTTTTGTGTAGATCATTTCAGCAACAATCCACAAGCCTCTGACAAATCAGTAGCTTTTACTGTAATTAAGCAAACTATGGAACAAATGGATTTGCCTGCAGAACCTGTTATAACTATTATTGTGCCAGATGGAATTTCAGAAAAACAGCCTGTCTTGACAAGTCAGGTCATCTTGCATGATCAGTTCACTGTTGAAGAAAATCCTGATGTAGAAAAGCTATTTTCCAATGAATCAGAAAAGGCAGATGAGCTCTTAGAAAATGAGCATTCATACTGTAAACCTGATTTTGACAGGAATCAGTTATTGAAAACCATTGCTAAACTCCATTCCAAAATAGCACTTCTTGAAGTGCAAGAAAACTTAATGCTTATACGCCTGAGATCACTGGAGGCCCTTATTAAAAAGTTAAAACAGGAAAATTTGCTATCAGATGAAAAGTTACAAATTATTGATAGTTATGATAGTTGTCAGAATAATTTTGATTTTGCTATGGCACAATAA